The Streptomonospora litoralis genome window below encodes:
- a CDS encoding MerR family transcriptional regulator translates to MAVTSGEQQTSALRNTAIRRAGEQGLLCDKDVVALPMDVGYRGPTACAAAGITYRQLDYWARTGLVGPSVRPEDGEPPLYDFRDVLLLKVVKRLLDTGISLQQIRPAVDHLRYRGTADLAQVTLMSDGVSVYECTSPDEVVDLMQGGQGVFGIALGRVWRELEGALDDFPGERLNGSLSPQPRPADELARRRRERKTG, encoded by the coding sequence GTGGCGGTTACTAGCGGTGAGCAGCAAACCTCCGCTCTCAGGAATACGGCAATACGGCGAGCTGGGGAGCAGGGCCTGCTGTGCGACAAGGACGTGGTGGCGCTGCCTATGGACGTCGGTTATCGCGGCCCCACGGCGTGTGCGGCCGCCGGAATCACCTATCGGCAACTCGACTACTGGGCCCGCACCGGGCTGGTCGGCCCGAGCGTGCGGCCTGAGGACGGCGAACCCCCGCTGTACGACTTCCGGGACGTCCTGCTGCTCAAGGTCGTCAAGCGGCTGCTGGACACCGGCATCTCCCTCCAGCAGATCCGCCCGGCGGTGGACCACCTGCGCTACCGCGGCACCGCCGATCTCGCCCAGGTCACCTTGATGAGCGACGGAGTCAGCGTCTACGAGTGCACCTCGCCCGACGAGGTCGTCGACCTCATGCAGGGCGGCCAGGGCGTGTTCGGGATCGCCTTGGGCCGGGTGTGGCGCGAGCTCGAAGGCGCCCTCGACGACTTCCCCGGCGAGCGGCTGAACGGCTCGCTCAGCCCGCAGCCCCGTCCCGCCGACGAGTTGGCACGGCGGCGCCGCGAGCGCAAGACCGGCTGA
- a CDS encoding FAD-binding protein, whose amino-acid sequence MNRRTTNWAGNIGFGAERVHRPASVAQLQAVVARAERARALGSGHSFNTVADTPGDLVSLADLPRTMELDTASQTVQVGAGVRYAELAQWLQERGRALHNLGSLPHISVAGSVATATHGSGDANGNLATAVDALELVTAEGDLVALSRAECGAEFDGMVVALGALGVVTAMTLRTRPDFDVSQRVYEGLELDAAAEHFDAIAGAAYSVSLFTRWREPVIDQVWVKHRVGDPAPEGTGSGFFGARPARAARHPVPEMAAEHCTEQLGVAGPWSERLPHFRPGSPPSSDGDELQAEYLLPRRNAVAALRALEPLRADLARVLQINEIRTIAADELWLSPSYRQDTVGFHFTLVPDTAAVLPVLARVEERLAPLGSVPHWGKLFTAEPGALRGRYSRMADFAGLARRYDPRGKFANDFLAAHVFGAD is encoded by the coding sequence GTGAACCGGCGCACCACGAACTGGGCGGGGAACATCGGCTTCGGCGCCGAACGCGTCCACCGCCCCGCCTCCGTCGCCCAGCTGCAGGCCGTCGTCGCCCGCGCCGAGCGGGCACGCGCGCTGGGCAGCGGCCACTCCTTCAACACCGTCGCCGACACCCCCGGCGATCTGGTCTCGCTGGCCGACCTGCCGCGCACCATGGAGCTGGACACCGCATCGCAGACGGTCCAGGTGGGCGCGGGCGTGCGCTACGCCGAACTCGCGCAGTGGCTGCAGGAGCGCGGGCGCGCGCTGCACAACCTCGGTTCGCTGCCGCACATCTCGGTCGCCGGCTCGGTCGCGACCGCCACCCACGGCTCCGGCGACGCCAACGGCAACCTCGCCACCGCCGTCGACGCCCTGGAGCTGGTGACCGCCGAGGGCGACCTGGTCGCGCTCAGCCGCGCCGAGTGCGGCGCCGAGTTCGACGGCATGGTGGTGGCGCTGGGCGCCCTGGGCGTCGTGACCGCGATGACGCTGCGCACGCGGCCCGACTTCGACGTCAGCCAGCGCGTCTACGAGGGCTTGGAGCTGGACGCGGCCGCCGAGCACTTCGACGCGATCGCCGGCGCGGCCTACAGCGTCAGCCTGTTCACCCGCTGGCGCGAGCCCGTGATCGACCAGGTGTGGGTCAAGCACCGCGTGGGCGACCCCGCGCCCGAGGGGACCGGGTCCGGGTTCTTCGGCGCGCGGCCGGCCCGCGCGGCCCGCCACCCCGTGCCAGAGATGGCCGCCGAGCACTGCACCGAGCAGCTGGGCGTGGCCGGCCCCTGGTCCGAGCGCCTGCCGCACTTCCGCCCCGGCTCCCCGCCCAGCAGCGACGGCGACGAACTGCAGGCCGAGTACCTGCTGCCGCGCCGGAACGCCGTGGCGGCGCTGCGGGCCCTGGAGCCCCTGCGCGCCGACCTCGCCCGGGTGCTGCAGATCAACGAGATCCGCACGATCGCCGCGGACGAGCTGTGGCTGAGTCCGAGCTACCGGCAGGACACCGTCGGCTTCCACTTCACCCTGGTGCCCGACACGGCCGCCGTGCTGCCGGTGCTGGCGCGCGTCGAGGAACGCCTGGCTCCCTTGGGTTCGGTGCCGCACTGGGGCAAGCTGTTCACCGCCGAGCCCGGTGCGCTGCGCGGCCGCTACAGCCGCATGGCCGACTTCGCGGGCCTGGCCCGCCGCTACGACCCGCGGGGCAAGTTCGCCAACGACTTCCTGGCGGCCCATGTCTTCGGCGCTGACTGA
- the ligD gene encoding non-homologous end-joining DNA ligase, translated as MNADAQERRVGRHRVRISRPGKELFEPGGPTKLELADHYRAVAEPMLRHLRGRPLALQRYPHGIGDPAGGFYVKNRPSHAPVWAGAVRVPSRDGDSATEMLVCDDAATLVWLADQAAITLHPWLSRTGRLHTPDRLIIDLDPPGDDFAAVRRAAADVREVLEGLGLAAFVMTTGSRGLHVVAPIRPEIDAAQARDFAHVIAELTARRRPDELTTVFRKRRRGERLFLDYLRNGYAQLAVAPYSVRALPGAPVATPLSWEELERVDSARTWTVRTFGDRAGAEPWRDMARHARSPRRAIERLDVG; from the coding sequence GTGAACGCCGACGCGCAGGAGCGGCGGGTGGGCCGGCACCGGGTGCGCATCAGCCGCCCCGGCAAGGAGCTGTTCGAGCCGGGCGGGCCCACCAAGCTCGAACTCGCCGACCACTACCGAGCGGTCGCCGAGCCCATGCTGCGGCACCTGCGCGGGCGCCCCCTGGCGCTGCAGCGCTACCCGCACGGCATCGGCGATCCCGCAGGCGGGTTCTACGTCAAGAACCGGCCCTCCCACGCCCCTGTGTGGGCCGGTGCGGTGCGGGTGCCCAGCCGCGACGGCGACTCGGCCACCGAGATGCTCGTCTGCGACGACGCCGCGACCCTGGTCTGGCTCGCCGACCAGGCCGCCATCACCCTGCACCCGTGGCTGAGCAGGACCGGACGGCTGCACACCCCCGACCGGCTGATCATCGACCTCGACCCGCCCGGCGACGACTTCGCGGCCGTGCGCCGCGCCGCCGCCGACGTCCGCGAGGTGCTGGAAGGGCTGGGGCTGGCCGCGTTCGTCATGACGACCGGTTCCCGCGGCCTGCACGTGGTGGCGCCCATCCGCCCCGAGATCGACGCGGCCCAGGCACGCGACTTCGCCCATGTCATCGCCGAGCTGACCGCGCGCCGCCGCCCCGACGAGCTGACCACCGTCTTCCGCAAGCGGCGCCGCGGCGAGCGGCTGTTCCTGGACTACCTGCGCAACGGCTACGCCCAGCTGGCGGTCGCGCCCTACTCGGTACGGGCCCTGCCCGGCGCTCCGGTGGCGACCCCGCTTTCATGGGAGGAGCTGGAGCGGGTGGACTCGGCGCGGACGTGGACGGTGCGCACCTTCGGCGACCGCGCCGGTGCCGAGCCCTGGCGCGACATGGCGCGCCACGCCCGATCGCCGCGCCGCGCCATCGAACGCCTGGACGTCGGCTGA